The genomic segment ATCTCGTGTATTCGTTGGTTGACAAACAGATTTTAATTTATTGCAACGCTAGTGATGCAAATAGGATTTAACGGTCTTTGAACTGTACCCGAGCAGTTTCATTTCGGCGAGAGCATCGTCAATATCTTCTTTGTTGATATCATTATCAAGGTTAGCAACTCTTTCTTTAATTTAAAAACTTTTATCTCTGTTTCTTCGAAAACTTCAACTATTTCCTTGAGCTTGCTTTCCCCTCCTTGAAGACCCAACACTTCTGATCTTGATCCCACCTGTATCCTCGAACTGTTTTGATTTTTTCAATGTAAGCGAGGTCATAAGGGAAAAAGACATAAATTTCTCCGGTATCTTTTAAATTAATTGAAACTATTTTTTTCAAACAATCCCCACCCTCGTATGCCCACTGTGAAATTTGTCTAATTCCTTCTATAATATCTGCATTATTTACAATTTTTGCTTTCTATCGAACATTCTACCATACATTATTCAAAATTTGGCAACTTTTTTTGCTGAAGAGACCCGCTTTTTAAGCAAAATCTTCTTTGTATATGCCAATTTTTATATATTCTTCGATAGCAGGATGATATCTTTTCTTTTCTGCCAACCCAACTCATTCCAAAATTTCAAACCTTCTTCATTATCTGCCAAAACGAATATATGGCACTTTTTAATGCCGGCCTCTTTCAGCCTGTCAAGGCATTTTTCCGCCAACCTTTTCCCCAGTCCTTTCCCTCTGGCCTCTTTTTTAACCGCCAAGTGGTGAAGGTATCCCCTTCTCCCGTCGTGACCGCACAGGACCGCACCCGCTATACCGTTTTCGTCCTCTGCGACAAAACTCATCCCCGGATTATGCTCCAGGTAAAAAAGAATGCTTCCCCTGGAGTCGGCTTCGCTTAAGCCGATCCCTTCCGATTCCTTCCATATCTCGATAACCTTGTCGTAATCATCGGCTTTCATGTTCCGTATAATAAACTCCTCCATCCTCTTGCCTCCATCCGTGTTTTCATTCGCACAGCCAATTCCGACATGTTTGAGCAGTTTAAATTATATCACTTATAGTAATCCCGATTCATTAAGAATAATCCTGCCGCTGATTCAATGCAGACCCGGCGGCTGCTCCGGTTCCCGGCTGTAAACCGGAATCCCGGCAGGCGTTTCTTTTTCCGGTTCCTGCACTGCCTGGGGCTGGGGGAAAACGGTCATTTCCAGCTCTTCAGGCATTCCGTAATATGCCTGGCGATAAATCTCTTTCAGTTCAGAAATCAGGGGAAAACGGGGGTTGGCCGTAGTGGCCTGGTCCTCGAAGGCCTTTTCGGCCAGTTCTTCGGAAAGCTCCAGGAAGCGTTCTTCCGGTATGCCCATTTCTTTTAAAGACAAGGGCATCTTCAGTTCCTTCATGAGGTTGACCACGGCCGAGACAAGGCTTTCCACTCCTTCACGGGTATCACGGGCAGGCAGTCCCAGGTTCCTGGCAATTTCCGCGTATTTTTCATGGGCCACGTAGTGTTCATATTTCGGAAAAGCATTGAACTTTGTGGGCACTGACGCGTTATACCTGATGACATGCGGGAGGAGGACAGCATTGGCCCTGCCATGGGGAATGTGAAACTCGCCTCCCAGTTTGTGGGCCAGGCTGTGATTGATGCCCAAAAAGGCATTGGTAAATGCCATGCCGGCGATAGTCGACGCATTATGCATCTTCTCCCGGGCTTCCCGGTCGCCGGCATTCCGGAACGACCTGGGCAGGTAGGCAAAAACCAGCTGGATGGCTTTCATGGCCAGCGCGTCGGTATAATCCGAGGCCATCACCGAAACATAGACCTCCAGGGCATGGGTAAGGGCATCCATTCCTGTATCCGCCGCAACCCCCGCCGGCATGCTTTCCACAAAATCCGGATCGACTATGGCCACATCCGGTGTCAGCTCGTAATCAGCCAAGGGGTACTTGGTCTGGGTCTCCGGGTCGGTTATGACGGCAAAGGAGGTCACTTCCGAACCGGTACCCGATGTGGTGGAAATGGCCACCAGCCTGGCCTTTTTGCCAAGGCGGGGAAACTTGGCCACCCTCTTTCTGATATCCATGAACTTCAGGCGCAAATCCTCAAACCTCGTTTCAGGGTATTCATAAAACAGCCAGATGGCTTTGGCCGCGTCAATGGCGGACCCGCCCCCCAGGGCTATAATCACGTCGGGTTTGAAGGCATTGACCGCTTCCACTCCTTCTTTCACCGTCTGGATCGTAGGATCGGGCCGCACACCGCTGAAAATCTCGGAATGGACGTAATTGCGTCCTTCCCGGTGACGCAGGCGGTAAAGGACCTTATCCACGTACCCCAGCTTTACCATCATTTCATCGGTAACAATAAAGGCGCGGGAGATGTCGGGCATCTTGGACAGGTACTGGACTGCCCCTGGCTCGAAATAGATTTTCTCAGGTATCTTAAACCACTGCATGTTATACCTCCTTTTTACCACCCGCTTTCTGTTGATGAGATTGACAGAAGTGATGTTTGCAGTGGTGCTGTTCCTCCCGAAGGAGCCGCAGCCCAGGGTTAGGGAGGGGAGATTGGTGTTGTAAATGTCGCCGATGGCCCCGTGGCTTGAAGGCTGGTTGATAATGAGTCTTCCCGTGTTGACCTGTTTGGCAAACTCGTTGATGACCTCCTCGTTTTCCGAGTGGATAACGGCAGAATGTCCTGACCCGCCGAAATTAACCATCTCCACGGACCTTCTCAATCCTTCCCAGGAGTCTTTCACCCTGTAACAGGCCAGGATAGGACTGAGTTTTTCCCGGGAAAGAGGATGATCGGGCCCCACTCCTTCCAGTTCAGCCACCAGTATTTTGGTGCCTGCCGGAACGTTAAAGCCCGCCTTCCTGGCTATTTCCGTAGCAGGCTGCCCCACTATTGCCGGGTTCATGGCACATTTCACCGTGTCAATGGCCAGGGCTTCCAGCATCCGCTTTTCCTCACCGCTGACAAAATAACACCCGTTATCCTTCATCAACTGCACAACCCGGTCGTAGACCTCGTCATCAATGATCACCGCCTGTTCCGAGGCGCAGATCATCCCGTTGTCAAAGGTCTTGGACAGGATCAAATCGGTAACTGCCCGCCGGAGGTCGGCCGACTTTTCAATATAGCAGGGCACATTGCCCGGTCCCACTCCCAGGGCGGGTTTGCCCGCGCTGTAGGCGGCCTTGACCATGGAAGACCCTCCTGTTGCCAGGATGAGAGAAACCCCGTCATTCTTCATAAGAAACTGCGTGGCTTCAACAGACGGCTCTTCCACCCACTGGATGCAATTCGGAGGCGCCCCGGCGCGGACAGCCGCGTTTCTCATGATGCGGGCCGCTTCCGCGCTGCACTCCTGGGAACCAGGATGAAAAGCGAAAATGATGGGGTTTCTCGTCTTCATCGAGATTATCGCCTTGAACATGGTTGTTGATGTTGGATTGGTCACCGGCGTAATCCCGGCAATAACCCCTACCGGTTCGGCCAGGTCGTAATAGTCCTCTTCCTCGTTTTCCTCAATGATCCCTACCGATTTCTGGTACTTGATGCTGTGATAAATGTATTCCGTGGCAAACATGTTTTTGACGGCCTTGTCCTCGTATACTCCCATCCCTGTTTCCGAAACAGCCATCTTGGCCAGCCGCATGTGATTGGCCAGACCCTCGATGGCCATCTCCTTGACGATAGCATCGACCTTTTCCTGGTCCAGCTTAATCATTTCCCCAAGGGCAAGCTTGGCGTTTTCCACCAGCTGTTCAATCATTCGCTCAGCCATGATATAATCACACCCCTGCTTTACAGCTTTTTTACCTGCATTACTAGTCTGTTATTGCAGGGGCTTTTTTATGAGTCCGGCTTCCATGTTTCATTATCACCACACTGGCGGCGTCAGGTTCTGCCGGGCAAGCGGTCACCCTGCAATTCAAACCGCCGCAATTCTCCCGCTTTCGTTTCCGGCTCGTGGTAACGCCGGAAAAACGGGGTCGGAGTGATATGCGTGATTAACCTGTTGACCGGCGCAAGGCCAAGCAGCGCGTGAAACAGCCTGTAAACGATATAAATCGAACCAATCCTGTAAGTATATGTCAATATAGGATCAAGCCACGCCGTTAGGACAGGGCCGCTTACCGGCAGGTTGACGGTAATTAAGCTTATCAAATAGTGACCCGCCGGGATCGTAAAAACCAAACAAAAAACCGCAGCAAGCAAATAACTGGCCTCCACAGCTTTTGACGGGCAATAAGCCATGCAGCGCATACAGCTCTGGCAGGAAAAGGTCCAGTACGGCCGTTTATTCTTGACCCCCCGCAGCCGCACACCCCGGTACGAGCAGTTTTTCACGCAAAAACCACAGGCAGTGCAGCGGAAGCTGGCGTAGAAAATTTTTACCAGGAAAAAACGTCCCAGTACAAGAAAACCCAAGGATACAGGCAGCAAAAGCAGCCCCATGAGAAGACAAACCCGTCCTCTAAAAACGCGGTTGCCAGCGAGCAGCGAATTCATAAAACGAACTGTTTTTTCTCTGGCCCTGTCTATGATCGCCCGGGCATTAGCCTCGCTGTAACCCGGATGTACGACGACCCAGTTGGAGGGCATGTCAATGCCCATGACCCCTCTTACCCGGTAGCCCTTGAAGGACAATACCAGTGCCGCCAGGTACCCGGCAGTGCCTTCCAGGCCGGGTGGAAAGAAGCGTCCAAACCTAGTCCCGCCCCGGGTAGGCATGACAAAGGCATGAGTCCCTCTGCGGCGGGGGAACTTCAGTAAAAAGCGAAGCATCGCCCAAGGCACGGTAAAGGCATGTGTGGGAAAGACCAGCCCCAGGAGGTGAGCAACGCCATCTTTTACTTCTTCTCGCGGTTTTGCGCCCGCTATAGAGGCAACTTTCGCCTCGCGGTCCTTATCGGCAAACGTTTCGCCGGCAATACGGGCAACGCGGTAAGAATTCCCTGTCCCCGAAAAATAGTAAATTAAAAGTGAACGATAAGTGTTTTCACTCACTTGACCACGCTCCTGCACCAGGTTCGCCTGCCGCACCGCGGGCAATACAAGAGTTTTGAGCGAAAGCTGTTTAGACCGGTAAAGGTCTGCCGCATGTTGATGGAAAAGACGGCGCCGCAGCTTTTGCACTGCCAGCGGTAACTGATCGTATTCCAGTGAACGAGCAGAATAAGTCCGGCAATGAATAGGAGCGCGCCCCAAAAAATTCTGCCCGCCGCCGTGAAAACAAGCCCAACCAGCATCACGGCAACCGCTCCCGCAAAATACATCAGGTTCTTCATAAGCTCCCCCCATGATTCTTATTCAAATCAATCCATGCCAAATAACCTTCTACGCGGACAGGTCTCGAACGCGATTCCGCCGTGTTTTCCTTAGTTTATGAAAATTGTAATAATCGCTTGCGGCAAAAGGAAGGTAACACAGCAAAAAAGTAACCGCTCCCACCGCCTCCAGAGACAAAATGTACCACGGCCACGGCCCCAGGTAATCCAGGAGCGAAGGCCCGGCTGGCTTTTGGCAGATGTACAGGTAGTTGCTTCCCAGCACCGAATTGATAACAGCCATCACCAGCAGATAAATATTGGCAGCCGCAAAGGCTTTCGCTGCAGACCTGGCCCTTGGCCTGTAGTTTTCGATAAAGGTCATCCACAGGCAGGCAGTAATGATCAGGCCGTGCGAAGCAAAGAAAACCAGGAAAGTAAAATGGGGAAAGGCATAAGCGGTATCCGGCGTAAGTAGAGCCTGGCTGGCTCCGCCGAGCCCCCAGAAATAGGCAAGCTCATATACACTGTAATTCCCGGTCAGCAGCATGGCGGCGGAAAGGAACATAGCCATGTCGCAGAGGTGCAAAGGCAGCGAGTACCTCGCCGACCAGAAGCCGTTGACTAAAGGCCAGACCTGGAGGGAAGCCTCCAGCAAAAGAAGGGTAAAGGCCATTACCCGGCGGACAATCGCCCCTGTCCTATATCCCCGCAAGCTCCGGCGCGCGGCAAACAGCAGGATATTCACGGCAGCGATCAGCGCCAGGGCGCCGAGGTGCGAAGATGACCCGGTAATGAACGGTTGTTCAAATCCAGGCGAAAAATAACGTTCCACATCATATGCCCCCTGCATTTCCTTATTCCTGTCTCCGTATTATCAAATGCCTGCCAGCGTTATCCAGGCGTCACCGGCCTGATTATATTATACAGCTTCGTTATCAAAAAGCATTTAACAATGCTTGCCTTGGGGAGCTTTTTGTCAATCACGTGGTGGAATGCAACTTTCCTGTTTGCAATAAAAAACGGGCAGCAACGCCCGTTTTTTATCACCCTGTTTTGTTATTACTAATCGTTTCTTTCCTTTACATTCCGGATCGTTTCCTGTTCCTGTAGTGGGTGTGCAGGAGCTTGTGCGACATTTCGCCCAAAGGTTTGCCCAGGAACTCCTCGTAGATCTTTTTAATATACGGGTTCTCATGTGATTTCCTGAGGGGAAGGCCGCGGTCCGCTTCGTAGACGGCCTCCATCCTCTTTTTGCGTATCCCGACGTAGTCAGCCGTGTTAAGAGGCTGACCCCCTCCGCCCAGGCAGCCTCCGGGGCAGGCCATAATCTCCACAAAGTGGTACTCGGCCCCGGCTTTAATTGCCTCTAGAATCTTTTTGGCATTCCCCAACCCGTGGGCCACGGCCACTTTTACTTCCAGTTCGCCTACCGGCACTGTTGCTTCTTTAACGCCCTCCATACCCCGGACATCAGTAAACTCCAGCTTCTCCAGCGGCTTTGAGGTAACGATTTCGTATACCGTGCGCAAGGCCGCTTCCATCACCCCGCCGGTCGCTCCAAAAATAACCCCGGCCCCTGTTCCCATGCCGAACGGATCGTCGTACTCCTCTTCCGGCAGCATATCCCAGTCTATGCCGGCCTGCCGGATAAGGGCAGCCAGCTCCCTGGTCGTCAGGACGGCGTCCACATCCTTAAAACCGCTTGCTCTCATCTCCGGCCGCTCGCACTCGAATTTCTTGGCGGTGCACGGCATCACCGACACCGTGTAAATCCTTTCCCGGGCAATACCGTTTACAATCCCGTAATAAGTCTTCATGATGGCTCCAAACATTTGCTGCGGCGATTTGCATGTCGAGATGTTCGGGATAAATTCCGGGTAAAAATGCTCCATGTACTTGATCCAGCCGGGACTGCAGGAAGTGATGAGCGGCAGCTTCCCGCCTTTGTTGAGCCTTTCCAGAAGTTCCGACCCTTCTTCCATGATGGTCAAATCGGCCGCAAAATCCGTATCGAAAACGCCGTCAAACCCCAGACGTTTTAAGGCGGCCACCAGTTTTCCCGTCACAATGGCTCCGGCTCCCATCCCGAACTCTTCGCCGAGAGCAATCCTGATGGCGGGAGCCGTCTGGACGACAACATGCTTGTCAGGATCGCTCAACGCCTTCCAGACCTCGTCGATATAGCTCTTCTCGCTCAAAGCTCCCGTCGGGCAGACATTGACACACTGGCCGCAGAGAGTGCACATTACATCACCCAGCGGGAGTTTAAAGGCGGGAGACACAATGGTATTGTACCCCCTGTCCAGCGCCCCGATGGCCCCGACACCCTGGACCTCATGGCAAACACTGATGCAACGGCGGCACAAAATACATTTGTCGGGGTCCCTAACGATTGAAGGGTTCCCATCGTCCTTTTCTCTTCTTCTCCCTGGGTATGAGTATTCCAGTTCCCTGATGCCCAGCTCGGCGGCGACCTTCTGCAGCTCGCAGTTATTATTGCGGGTGCAGGAAAGGCATTCCTGGGGATGATCGGACAGGATCAGGTTCACTACGCTTTTACGTGCCTCTCTCACCCGGCTGGTATTCGTGTACACCTTCATACCCGTCGAAACCTCCGTTGTGCAGGCAGGCATCAGGCTTTTCGCCCCCTCCACTTCCACCACGCAAACCCGGCAAGCGCCGATCGACTGGATGTCTTTAAGATAACAGAGAGTTGGGATATGAATCCCGGCTGACCTGGCTGCTTCCAGAATCGTTAATCCCGCCTCGACCGACACTTCCCTGCCGTCAATAAGCAGATTCACTTTCATCATCGTTCCCTCCTCCCTATTTCACATCGCAGCGCAGGCAGCGGCTGGCTTCATACTGGACTTCTTTTTCGGTCAAAGTAGCCTCCACCTCGTCAAAATTGAACTTTCTTTGCTCCGGCGGCAGGATCGTCGGGTTGATCCGTTCCCGCTCCCCTTCGATAACCGGCTGGTAAAGTTCTCTCTTGATCTGCCTCTTATCGAACGATTCGTAGTTCTTCCCGCCCAGGTAACGGTCAATGGTCTGGGCGGCCTTCCGCCCGTCGGCTATGGCGCTGATCACCGTTTCAGGTCCCCTGACGCAGTCGCCTCCTGCAAATACCCCCGGAATGGAGGTCATCATGCTTTCCTTGTCAACCTCGATAACCTTCCCGCTGCCCAGGGTTATCTCATCGTCGACCACCAGGTTTTCAATATCCTGGAACAGCCCCACGGCCGTGATGACAGTATCTATCTCCACCACGAAATTTGATCCTTCTACCGGAACCGGTGTCCGTCTTCCCGACTTGTCGTACTGGCCCGGCTCCAGCCTGATGCATTCCAGCCCCACCACGTGCCCGTTTTCTTCGATTACCCGTACGGGCGTTGTAAGGCAGTGAATTTCTATGCCTTCGTTCGCCGCATCTTCGATTTCGCTCTTTTCCGCCGGCATATCTTCACGGTTCCTCCGGTAGATGATGCTCACTTCCCTTGCTCCCAGCCGCTTGGCAACCCGGGCTGCGTCAATGGCGGAATTGCCGCCCCCTATTACCGCAACGCGCTTTCCTATCTGGACCTCGTGCCCCAGGCAAACATCTTTCAAGAAGCTGAGAGCCG from the Peptococcaceae bacterium genome contains:
- a CDS encoding GNAT family N-acetyltransferase, which translates into the protein MEEFIIRNMKADDYDKVIEIWKESEGIGLSEADSRGSILFYLEHNPGMSFVAEDENGIAGAVLCGHDGRRGYLHHLAVKKEARGKGLGKRLAEKCLDRLKEAGIKKCHIFVLADNEEGLKFWNELGWQKRKDIILLSKNI
- the adhE gene encoding bifunctional acetaldehyde-CoA/alcohol dehydrogenase, translating into MAERMIEQLVENAKLALGEMIKLDQEKVDAIVKEMAIEGLANHMRLAKMAVSETGMGVYEDKAVKNMFATEYIYHSIKYQKSVGIIEENEEEDYYDLAEPVGVIAGITPVTNPTSTTMFKAIISMKTRNPIIFAFHPGSQECSAEAARIMRNAAVRAGAPPNCIQWVEEPSVEATQFLMKNDGVSLILATGGSSMVKAAYSAGKPALGVGPGNVPCYIEKSADLRRAVTDLILSKTFDNGMICASEQAVIIDDEVYDRVVQLMKDNGCYFVSGEEKRMLEALAIDTVKCAMNPAIVGQPATEIARKAGFNVPAGTKILVAELEGVGPDHPLSREKLSPILACYRVKDSWEGLRRSVEMVNFGGSGHSAVIHSENEEVINEFAKQVNTGRLIINQPSSHGAIGDIYNTNLPSLTLGCGSFGRNSTTANITSVNLINRKRVVKRRYNMQWFKIPEKIYFEPGAVQYLSKMPDISRAFIVTDEMMVKLGYVDKVLYRLRHREGRNYVHSEIFSGVRPDPTIQTVKEGVEAVNAFKPDVIIALGGGSAIDAAKAIWLFYEYPETRFEDLRLKFMDIRKRVAKFPRLGKKARLVAISTTSGTGSEVTSFAVITDPETQTKYPLADYELTPDVAIVDPDFVESMPAGVAADTGMDALTHALEVYVSVMASDYTDALAMKAIQLVFAYLPRSFRNAGDREAREKMHNASTIAGMAFTNAFLGINHSLAHKLGGEFHIPHGRANAVLLPHVIRYNASVPTKFNAFPKYEHYVAHEKYAEIARNLGLPARDTREGVESLVSAVVNLMKELKMPLSLKEMGIPEERFLELSEELAEKAFEDQATTANPRFPLISELKEIYRQAYYGMPEELEMTVFPQPQAVQEPEKETPAGIPVYSREPEQPPGLH
- a CDS encoding EFR1 family ferrodoxin (N-terminal region resembles flavodoxins. C-terminal ferrodoxin region binds two 4Fe-4S clusters.), with product MSENTYRSLLIYYFSGTGNSYRVARIAGETFADKDREAKVASIAGAKPREEVKDGVAHLLGLVFPTHAFTVPWAMLRFLLKFPRRRGTHAFVMPTRGGTRFGRFFPPGLEGTAGYLAALVLSFKGYRVRGVMGIDMPSNWVVVHPGYSEANARAIIDRAREKTVRFMNSLLAGNRVFRGRVCLLMGLLLLPVSLGFLVLGRFFLVKIFYASFRCTACGFCVKNCSYRGVRLRGVKNKRPYWTFSCQSCMRCMAYCPSKAVEASYLLAAVFCLVFTIPAGHYLISLITVNLPVSGPVLTAWLDPILTYTYRIGSIYIVYRLFHALLGLAPVNRLITHITPTPFFRRYHEPETKAGELRRFELQGDRLPGRT
- a CDS encoding TIGR02206 family membrane protein, with product MERYFSPGFEQPFITGSSSHLGALALIAAVNILLFAARRSLRGYRTGAIVRRVMAFTLLLLEASLQVWPLVNGFWSARYSLPLHLCDMAMFLSAAMLLTGNYSVYELAYFWGLGGASQALLTPDTAYAFPHFTFLVFFASHGLIITACLWMTFIENYRPRARSAAKAFAAANIYLLVMAVINSVLGSNYLYICQKPAGPSLLDYLGPWPWYILSLEAVGAVTFLLCYLPFAASDYYNFHKLRKTRRNRVRDLSA
- a CDS encoding NADH-dependent [FeFe] hydrogenase, group A6, which produces MMKVNLLIDGREVSVEAGLTILEAARSAGIHIPTLCYLKDIQSIGACRVCVVEVEGAKSLMPACTTEVSTGMKVYTNTSRVREARKSVVNLILSDHPQECLSCTRNNNCELQKVAAELGIRELEYSYPGRRREKDDGNPSIVRDPDKCILCRRCISVCHEVQGVGAIGALDRGYNTIVSPAFKLPLGDVMCTLCGQCVNVCPTGALSEKSYIDEVWKALSDPDKHVVVQTAPAIRIALGEEFGMGAGAIVTGKLVAALKRLGFDGVFDTDFAADLTIMEEGSELLERLNKGGKLPLITSCSPGWIKYMEHFYPEFIPNISTCKSPQQMFGAIMKTYYGIVNGIARERIYTVSVMPCTAKKFECERPEMRASGFKDVDAVLTTRELAALIRQAGIDWDMLPEEEYDDPFGMGTGAGVIFGATGGVMEAALRTVYEIVTSKPLEKLEFTDVRGMEGVKEATVPVGELEVKVAVAHGLGNAKKILEAIKAGAEYHFVEIMACPGGCLGGGGQPLNTADYVGIRKKRMEAVYEADRGLPLRKSHENPYIKKIYEEFLGKPLGEMSHKLLHTHYRNRKRSGM